The following coding sequences are from one Gossypium hirsutum isolate 1008001.06 chromosome A12, Gossypium_hirsutum_v2.1, whole genome shotgun sequence window:
- the LOC107945709 gene encoding peptidyl-prolyl cis-trans isomerase FKBP13, chloroplastic isoform X3, producing the protein MKSLPLSAGTYIPKILNPKILNKNVENPVIRWSKTKPKMGSIAIVEQQNDKAIVLLKRREAVGLGLYVGIADVLLQLLPQPCPSGAAVEVAPAACELTVSPSGLAFCDKVVGKGPEAVKGQLIKVIKGWDQGILGGDGVPPVLAGGKRTLRLPPELGYGMRGAGCKGGSCIIPPDSVLLFDVEFIGKA; encoded by the exons ATGAAGTCGCTGCCATTGTCAGCAGGAACTTACATCCCCAAAATCCTCAACCCTAAAATCCTAAACAAGAATGTGGAAAACCCAGTGATTAGATGGTCAAAAACGAAGCCGAAAATGGGTTCAATAGCAATTGTTGAGCAACAAAATGATAAAGCCATAGTGTTGTTGAAGAGGAGAGAAGCGGTTGGTCTTGGTTTATATGTTGGGATTGCTGATGTTTTGTTGCAGTTGCTGCCACAACCTTGTCCCAGTGGTGCAGCTGTTGAAGTAGCCCCAGCGGCTTGTGAATTGACTGTTAGTCCTTCAGGCTTGGCCTTCTGTGATAAAGTTGTAGGGAAAGGCCCTGAGGCTGTTAAAGGGCAGCTGATAAAG GTGATTAAAGGCTGGGACCAAGGTATTTTAGGTGGTGATGGAGTTCCTCCTGTGCTTGCTG GTGGGAAACGAACATTAAGGCTTCCACCAGAGCTCGGATATGGAATGAGAGGTGCAGGCTGTAAAGGAG GTTCATGCATTATACCCCCAGATTCAGTTCTCCTGTTTGACGTGGAATTCATTGGCAAagcatga
- the LOC107945709 gene encoding peptidyl-prolyl cis-trans isomerase FKBP13, chloroplastic isoform X2 translates to MKSLPLSAGTYIPKILNPKILNKNVENPVIRWSKTKPKMGSIAIVEQQNDKAIVLLKRREAVGLGLYVGIADVLLQLLPQPCPSGAAVEVAPAACELTVSPSGLAFCDKVVGKGPEAVKGQLIKAHYVGRLENGKVFDSSYNRGKPLTFRVGVGEVIKGWDQGILGGDGVPPVLAGGKRTLRLPPELGYGMRGAGCKGVLSS, encoded by the exons ATGAAGTCGCTGCCATTGTCAGCAGGAACTTACATCCCCAAAATCCTCAACCCTAAAATCCTAAACAAGAATGTGGAAAACCCAGTGATTAGATGGTCAAAAACGAAGCCGAAAATGGGTTCAATAGCAATTGTTGAGCAACAAAATGATAAAGCCATAGTGTTGTTGAAGAGGAGAGAAGCGGTTGGTCTTGGTTTATATGTTGGGATTGCTGATGTTTTGTTGCAGTTGCTGCCACAACCTTGTCCCAGTGGTGCAGCTGTTGAAGTAGCCCCAGCGGCTTGTGAATTGACTGTTAGTCCTTCAGGCTTGGCCTTCTGTGATAAAGTTGTAGGGAAAGGCCCTGAGGCTGTTAAAGGGCAGCTGATAAAG gcacatTATGTAGGGAGATTGGAGAATGGGAAAGTGTTTGATAGCAGCTATAATCGTGGAAAGCCTCTTACATTTCGTGTTGGCGTTGGTGAG GTGATTAAAGGCTGGGACCAAGGTATTTTAGGTGGTGATGGAGTTCCTCCTGTGCTTGCTG GTGGGAAACGAACATTAAGGCTTCCACCAGAGCTCGGATATGGAATGAGAGGTGCAGGCTGTAAAGGAG
- the LOC107945709 gene encoding peptidyl-prolyl cis-trans isomerase FKBP13, chloroplastic isoform X1, producing the protein MKSLPLSAGTYIPKILNPKILNKNVENPVIRWSKTKPKMGSIAIVEQQNDKAIVLLKRREAVGLGLYVGIADVLLQLLPQPCPSGAAVEVAPAACELTVSPSGLAFCDKVVGKGPEAVKGQLIKAHYVGRLENGKVFDSSYNRGKPLTFRVGVGEVIKGWDQGILGGDGVPPVLAGGKRTLRLPPELGYGMRGAGCKGGSCIIPPDSVLLFDVEFIGKA; encoded by the exons ATGAAGTCGCTGCCATTGTCAGCAGGAACTTACATCCCCAAAATCCTCAACCCTAAAATCCTAAACAAGAATGTGGAAAACCCAGTGATTAGATGGTCAAAAACGAAGCCGAAAATGGGTTCAATAGCAATTGTTGAGCAACAAAATGATAAAGCCATAGTGTTGTTGAAGAGGAGAGAAGCGGTTGGTCTTGGTTTATATGTTGGGATTGCTGATGTTTTGTTGCAGTTGCTGCCACAACCTTGTCCCAGTGGTGCAGCTGTTGAAGTAGCCCCAGCGGCTTGTGAATTGACTGTTAGTCCTTCAGGCTTGGCCTTCTGTGATAAAGTTGTAGGGAAAGGCCCTGAGGCTGTTAAAGGGCAGCTGATAAAG gcacatTATGTAGGGAGATTGGAGAATGGGAAAGTGTTTGATAGCAGCTATAATCGTGGAAAGCCTCTTACATTTCGTGTTGGCGTTGGTGAG GTGATTAAAGGCTGGGACCAAGGTATTTTAGGTGGTGATGGAGTTCCTCCTGTGCTTGCTG GTGGGAAACGAACATTAAGGCTTCCACCAGAGCTCGGATATGGAATGAGAGGTGCAGGCTGTAAAGGAG GTTCATGCATTATACCCCCAGATTCAGTTCTCCTGTTTGACGTGGAATTCATTGGCAAagcatga